One Acidimicrobiia bacterium DNA window includes the following coding sequences:
- a CDS encoding GNAT family N-acetyltransferase has translation MASVSLADAPPRVRRGAGRYPQPVALLARLGVDSAHEGRGLGAALLQDVIARTYALGEEIGCRGLLVHAETPDARDFYLHLVPEFETSPTDDLHLFLLVKDIRRTLG, from the coding sequence ATGGCGAGCGTCTCGCTGGCCGACGCGCCGCCGCGCGTGCGGAGAGGGGCGGGTCGGTACCCGCAACCCGTCGCGCTTCTCGCCCGCCTCGGCGTCGACTCCGCCCACGAGGGGCGCGGCCTCGGCGCCGCGCTCCTCCAGGACGTGATCGCCCGGACCTATGCCCTCGGTGAGGAGATCGGCTGCCGGGGTCTCCTCGTCCACGCCGAGACGCCCGACGCCAGGGACTTCTACCTGCACCTCGTGCCGGAGTTCGAGACGTCGCCCACCGACGATCTCCATCTCTTCCTGCTCGTGAAGGACATCCGCCGGACCCTGGGCTGA
- a CDS encoding DUF1778 domain-containing protein: protein MTTTRLRRERLEVRTTKDERALIDRAVAEQGTDLTEFVISNLTIAARRVLADRTEFTLDAASAAAWEAVNRRRARELPGLRRLMDRPAPFSTE from the coding sequence ATGACCACGACGCGGCTGCGCCGGGAGCGGCTCGAGGTTCGAACCACCAAGGACGAGCGTGCGTTGATCGATCGTGCGGTGGCCGAGCAGGGGACGGATCTCACCGAGTTCGTGATCTCCAACCTCACCATCGCGGCTCGCCGTGTGCTCGCAGACCGAACCGAATTCACGCTCGACGCCGCGTCCGCGGCCGCGTGGGAGGCGGTCAATCGCCGTCGGGCGCGGGAGCTCCCGGGTTTGCGTCGGCTCATGGATCGCCCCGCGCCGTTCAGCACGGAGTGA
- a CDS encoding SEC-C metal-binding domain-containing protein, producing MVGDGGLAESIVGVLGTGVLDRDAITDALVARGVVSGSRSSVRGRIDRFLQFDTRFADVAGGTIFVPAVVEGTTWTVWVDPGDAADGFVRMHPWLAPLGWWLVAGGVDLVDRSGTVLGRLETDGLWLDDRDTDVVFGSDGWLDDLAGGWASVAVVGGGLCWSPCSVAPSPSERQTAALRVGFGRAVRFERETLRDREPTTLVFSSGDGPLHEALVADRDAFIGDPVAPLPDLYRSAGLVERSGIVAAEGFDWDALRAWQDRNRLGVIYQLGADQVERLAALLDAVLASPNEGSASSRVDDRELATALDDGAVAAAFWRERATREIPLENVRALAAALDARAGGVPHVGVRWLQARCADWSGDAATAVALLSEVDASCPHLPARLDAAGFASDRGDAATACLLLREYADIDDPPDDTEGDGSRSDAASLKEEVATFALRRPRPAARRNDPCPCGSGRKYKACHLGTQQHTLADRASWLYDKAVRFLRSRHPRSVRSLAAAMAEPSESATLYDELVDAPFLADVALHEDGVFAEFVAARSALLPDDEALLAAQWALVDRGVFEIQRVDRDRLVLHDIGHGESITVVNTHRDRHARPGTLVAGRPLPVGDTYRAFSGFIEVPRAAATELVEVIDGGDADDLVAFLGDLLRPTRLTNADGHDLELHTLRWSIGDPSTVERALRDAGYERADDQSVWHLTQRSSVGDRTVVARVEVAGDELIGEVNSRERAAALKAAIAAVIPDATLIDDAARSLTDALADHEPDSSTAAPVRADDPALRDALAAFIADQERRWLDEPIPALGGRTPREAADDPVGREELAHLLDEFPDPDDPDVAVMNPRRLRAALGL from the coding sequence GTGGTCGGGGATGGCGGGCTGGCCGAGTCGATCGTCGGCGTGCTCGGGACGGGCGTGTTGGACCGGGATGCGATCACGGACGCGCTCGTCGCACGCGGCGTGGTGTCCGGATCGAGGTCGTCGGTGCGTGGCCGGATCGACCGGTTCTTGCAGTTCGACACGCGCTTCGCTGACGTCGCCGGTGGGACGATCTTCGTGCCGGCCGTCGTGGAAGGGACGACCTGGACGGTGTGGGTGGATCCCGGCGACGCGGCCGACGGGTTCGTCCGGATGCATCCGTGGTTGGCGCCGCTCGGCTGGTGGCTGGTCGCCGGTGGCGTCGATCTCGTAGATCGGTCGGGGACGGTTCTCGGACGGCTGGAGACCGACGGCCTCTGGTTGGATGATCGTGACACCGACGTCGTGTTCGGATCCGACGGTTGGCTCGATGACCTCGCGGGTGGTTGGGCCTCGGTCGCCGTGGTCGGTGGCGGGCTGTGTTGGTCGCCGTGTTCGGTTGCGCCGAGTCCCAGCGAACGCCAGACGGCGGCGCTGCGCGTTGGGTTCGGCCGTGCGGTGCGCTTCGAACGCGAGACGCTTCGCGATCGGGAGCCGACGACGCTGGTGTTCAGCTCGGGTGACGGTCCGCTGCACGAGGCGTTGGTCGCGGATCGAGACGCGTTCATCGGCGACCCTGTAGCGCCGTTGCCGGATCTGTACCGGTCGGCGGGCCTCGTGGAGCGCTCCGGGATCGTCGCCGCGGAGGGTTTCGACTGGGATGCGCTGCGGGCGTGGCAGGACCGGAACCGGCTCGGCGTGATCTACCAGCTCGGTGCCGATCAGGTCGAGCGCCTCGCTGCACTCCTCGACGCGGTGCTGGCCTCGCCGAACGAGGGGTCGGCAAGTTCCCGAGTCGACGATCGCGAGCTCGCTACCGCGCTCGACGACGGAGCGGTCGCCGCGGCGTTCTGGCGAGAACGCGCTACGCGTGAGATTCCACTCGAAAACGTGCGCGCCTTGGCGGCCGCGCTCGACGCTCGCGCCGGCGGCGTGCCGCATGTCGGTGTGCGCTGGCTGCAGGCGCGCTGCGCCGACTGGTCGGGCGACGCGGCAACCGCTGTTGCGCTGCTCTCCGAGGTCGACGCGTCCTGTCCGCACCTGCCGGCTCGGCTGGACGCGGCCGGGTTCGCGTCCGACCGCGGCGATGCAGCGACCGCCTGCTTGCTGTTGCGCGAATACGCCGACATTGACGACCCGCCCGATGACACCGAGGGAGACGGGAGCCGGAGCGACGCGGCATCGCTCAAGGAGGAAGTCGCGACCTTCGCCTTGCGACGGCCGCGTCCGGCCGCTCGACGCAACGATCCGTGCCCGTGCGGGTCGGGTCGCAAGTACAAGGCCTGCCACCTCGGTACCCAGCAACACACTCTCGCGGATCGTGCGAGCTGGCTCTACGACAAGGCGGTGCGCTTCCTGCGGAGTCGTCACCCTAGGAGCGTGCGCTCGCTCGCCGCGGCGATGGCCGAACCGTCCGAGTCGGCCACCCTCTACGACGAGCTCGTGGATGCACCGTTCCTGGCCGACGTCGCTCTGCACGAGGACGGCGTCTTCGCGGAGTTCGTCGCCGCTCGCAGTGCGCTGCTGCCCGACGACGAAGCGCTGCTCGCCGCGCAGTGGGCACTCGTCGATCGCGGCGTCTTCGAGATCCAGCGCGTCGACCGTGACCGGCTGGTGCTCCACGACATCGGTCACGGGGAATCGATCACGGTCGTCAACACCCATCGCGACCGGCATGCCCGCCCGGGGACACTCGTCGCCGGACGTCCGCTCCCCGTGGGCGACACCTACCGCGCCTTCAGCGGGTTCATCGAGGTCCCCCGCGCGGCCGCCACCGAGCTGGTCGAGGTCATCGACGGCGGTGACGCGGACGATCTCGTCGCGTTCCTCGGCGACCTGCTCCGACCGACGCGCCTGACGAACGCCGATGGGCACGATCTCGAACTGCACACGCTCCGCTGGAGCATCGGTGATCCGTCGACGGTCGAACGTGCGCTGCGCGACGCCGGGTACGAACGCGCCGACGACCAGTCGGTCTGGCACCTGACGCAACGCTCATCGGTCGGGGACCGCACCGTTGTCGCCCGGGTCGAGGTCGCCGGCGACGAGCTCATCGGCGAGGTCAACTCGCGGGAGCGTGCCGCGGCGCTGAAGGCGGCGATCGCGGCCGTGATTCCTGACGCGACCCTCATCGACGACGCCGCGCGGTCCCTCACCGACGCCCTCGCGGACCACGAACCCGACTCGTCGACCGCGGCGCCCGTGCGAGCGGACGATCCCGCGCTCCGAGACGCGCTCGCCGCGTTCATCGCCGATCAGGAACGCCGCTGGCTCGACGAACCGATTCCCGCGCTCGGCGGCCGCACACCACGTGAGGCGGCCGACGATCCCGTCGGGAGGGAGGAGCTCGCACATCTCCTCGACGAGTTCCCCGACCCCGACGACCCGGACGTCGCGGTCATGAACCCGCGACGGCTGCGTGCCGCGCTCGGGCTGTAG
- a CDS encoding BldC family transcriptional regulator: MQGTPDQDALLTPSEVAAMFRVNPKTVTRWARAGKISAIRTLGGHRRFRASEIRRFLEQVEDSSQL; this comes from the coding sequence ATGCAGGGAACGCCCGACCAGGACGCGTTGCTCACGCCGTCGGAGGTGGCAGCGATGTTCCGGGTCAACCCGAAGACGGTCACCCGGTGGGCACGCGCGGGCAAGATCTCCGCGATCCGGACGCTCGGCGGCCACCGCCGCTTCCGGGCTTCGGAGATCCGGCGGTTCCTCGAGCAGGTCGAGGACAGCTCGCAGCTCTGA
- the purM gene encoding phosphoribosylformylglycinamidine cyclo-ligase produces the protein MGDAGDTARPLRYADAGVDIDAGEKAVELIKAHVRSTARPEVVGDIGGFGGLFSLARLSARDPLLVASTDGVGTKSAIARIVGRYDTIGVDVVAMCVDDIATTGAEPLFFLDYVSVGRLVPETVEQIVSGVARGCREARCALLGGEMSEHPGVMEPGEFDLVGFAVGVVERDRVLPAGVGPGDTVVGIASPGLRSNGYSLARRALLEVAQRSLDEPAWPGADRSLGDELLVPSVVYAPVMAELRARVDVHAFAHVTGGGIPGNLARVLPRECDAVVERGTWTEPRIFAEVQQAGAVPDDEMARVFNLGLGMLAVVEPADAPAALAAIHGQGHDAWVVGEIRAGHGTVTLGSR, from the coding sequence TTGGGCGACGCCGGCGACACCGCACGCCCGCTGCGCTACGCCGACGCGGGCGTCGACATCGACGCGGGCGAGAAGGCCGTCGAGCTCATCAAGGCCCACGTGCGCTCCACCGCGCGTCCCGAAGTGGTCGGCGACATCGGCGGCTTCGGCGGCCTGTTCTCGCTCGCCCGGCTGAGCGCGCGCGACCCGTTGCTCGTCGCGTCGACCGACGGCGTCGGCACGAAGTCGGCGATCGCGCGCATCGTCGGGCGCTACGACACGATCGGCGTCGATGTCGTCGCCATGTGCGTCGACGACATCGCGACGACGGGCGCGGAGCCGCTGTTCTTCCTCGACTACGTGTCCGTCGGGCGGCTCGTCCCCGAGACCGTCGAGCAGATCGTGAGCGGCGTCGCGCGCGGGTGTCGCGAGGCGCGGTGCGCGCTGCTCGGTGGCGAGATGTCCGAGCACCCCGGCGTCATGGAGCCGGGCGAGTTCGACCTCGTCGGCTTCGCGGTCGGGGTCGTCGAGCGTGACCGTGTGCTCCCCGCCGGCGTCGGTCCCGGCGACACGGTCGTCGGCATCGCGAGCCCGGGCCTGCGCTCGAACGGCTACTCGCTGGCCCGGCGCGCGCTGCTCGAGGTCGCGCAACGGTCGCTCGATGAGCCCGCGTGGCCCGGCGCGGACCGCTCGCTCGGCGACGAGCTGCTCGTCCCGAGCGTCGTCTACGCGCCCGTCATGGCCGAGCTCCGGGCTCGGGTCGACGTGCACGCGTTCGCGCACGTCACCGGGGGCGGCATCCCGGGGAACCTCGCGCGGGTCCTTCCCCGTGAGTGCGACGCGGTCGTCGAGCGGGGAACCTGGACCGAGCCCCGGATCTTCGCCGAGGTCCAGCAGGCCGGTGCGGTCCCCGACGACGAGATGGCGCGCGTCTTCAACCTCGGTCTCGGGATGCTCGCGGTCGTCGAGCCCGCCGACGCCCCCGCAGCACTCGCCGCGATCCACGGACAGGGGCACGACGCCTGGGTCGTGGGCGAGATCCGGGCGGGGCACGGGACCGTGACCCTCGGGAGCCGCTGA
- the purF gene encoding amidophosphoribosyltransferase, with translation MDPHIGEACGVFGVYAPGEPVANLVYLGLYALQHRGQESAGIAASDGETVTVVKDMGLVTQVFDERRLAPLEGPLAIGHVRYSTTGSSDWRNAQPVYRSVGDAGFALGHNGNLTNTAELAGELGMLPGLEARMSDADSTSDSDLVAELVAREYGAELRSDGRDLEVALERVLPRLDGAFSFVLMDEAHLVGVRDRHGFRPLVLGRIEDGWVVASETAALDIIGAHFVREVEPGEMVVIDANGVRSHRFAEPAPNLCLFEFVYFARPDSELYGNRVHAARQRMGEELARQAPVAADMVMPVPESGVPAAQGFARASGIPYGDGLVKNRYVGRTFIQPTQRERGLGVRMKLNPIPENIRGKRLVVVDDSIVRGTTTRQVVAMLREAGAAEVHFRVSSPPYRWPCFFGMDTGRRSELLAADMSVGEIRDYINADSLAYLELDRLTAATGAPPSAFCTACLTGEYPVDVPGADAKHVLEVVDVDLTEPASR, from the coding sequence ATGGACCCCCACATCGGCGAGGCGTGTGGCGTCTTCGGCGTGTACGCCCCCGGCGAGCCGGTCGCCAACCTCGTCTACCTCGGGCTGTACGCGCTGCAACACCGCGGCCAGGAGTCCGCGGGGATCGCGGCGAGCGACGGCGAGACGGTCACCGTCGTGAAGGACATGGGGCTCGTCACGCAGGTGTTCGACGAGCGCCGGCTCGCGCCGCTCGAGGGTCCGCTCGCGATCGGGCACGTCCGCTACTCGACGACCGGCTCGAGCGACTGGCGCAACGCGCAGCCCGTCTACCGGTCCGTCGGCGACGCGGGATTCGCGCTCGGGCACAACGGCAACCTGACGAACACCGCGGAGCTCGCCGGTGAGCTCGGGATGCTCCCGGGGCTCGAGGCCCGCATGTCGGACGCCGACTCCACGAGCGACAGCGACCTCGTCGCCGAGCTCGTCGCGCGCGAGTACGGCGCCGAGCTCCGCTCCGACGGTCGTGACCTCGAGGTCGCGCTCGAGCGGGTGCTCCCCCGGCTCGACGGCGCGTTCTCGTTCGTGCTGATGGACGAGGCGCACCTCGTCGGCGTGCGCGACCGGCACGGCTTCCGGCCGCTCGTGCTCGGCCGCATCGAGGACGGCTGGGTCGTCGCCAGCGAGACGGCCGCGCTCGACATCATCGGCGCGCACTTCGTCCGCGAGGTCGAGCCCGGTGAGATGGTCGTGATCGACGCGAACGGCGTGCGGTCGCACCGCTTCGCCGAGCCGGCGCCGAACCTCTGCTTGTTCGAGTTCGTGTACTTCGCCCGGCCCGACAGCGAGCTGTACGGCAACCGCGTGCACGCGGCGCGCCAGCGCATGGGTGAGGAGCTCGCACGGCAGGCGCCGGTCGCGGCCGACATGGTGATGCCCGTGCCCGAGTCGGGTGTGCCGGCCGCGCAGGGTTTCGCGCGCGCGTCCGGCATCCCTTACGGCGACGGGCTCGTGAAGAACCGCTACGTCGGGCGCACGTTCATCCAGCCGACGCAGCGCGAACGCGGGCTCGGCGTGCGCATGAAGCTCAACCCGATCCCCGAGAACATCCGCGGGAAGCGGCTCGTCGTGGTCGACGACTCGATCGTGCGCGGCACGACGACGCGCCAGGTGGTCGCCATGTTGCGCGAGGCGGGCGCGGCCGAGGTGCACTTCCGCGTGTCGTCGCCGCCGTACCGCTGGCCGTGCTTCTTCGGCATGGACACCGGGCGGCGCTCCGAGCTGCTGGCGGCGGACATGTCCGTCGGCGAGATCCGCGACTACATCAACGCCGACTCGCTGGCGTACCTCGAGCTCGACCGTCTCACCGCGGCGACGGGCGCGCCGCCGAGCGCGTTCTGCACGGCCTGCCTCACCGGCGAGTACCCGGTCGACGTGCCGGGCGCGGACGCGAAGCACGTGCTCGAGGTGGTCGACGTCGACCTCACCGAGCCCGCGTCCCGCTGA
- the cysC gene encoding adenylyl-sulfate kinase: MRGANDRGFCLWFTGFSGAGKSTIADIVAARLRDRGHRVEVLDGDEVREHLSKGLGFSKEDRDTNIRRIGFVASLLARNGVVAITAAISPYREVRDEVRRWIDDFVEVWVDTPLERCEERDVKGLYARARSGEVAAFTGVSDPYEPPLRPEVHVRTEGATPEQSAAVVLAYLESRGLA, from the coding sequence GTGCGCGGCGCGAACGACCGTGGCTTCTGCCTCTGGTTCACCGGCTTCTCCGGCGCGGGCAAGAGCACGATCGCGGACATCGTCGCGGCCCGATTGCGCGACCGGGGACACCGGGTCGAGGTCCTCGACGGCGACGAGGTGCGCGAGCACCTCTCGAAGGGACTCGGGTTCTCGAAGGAGGACCGCGACACCAACATCCGCCGCATCGGGTTCGTCGCGTCGTTGCTCGCCCGCAACGGCGTCGTCGCGATCACTGCCGCGATCTCCCCCTACCGCGAAGTGCGCGACGAGGTCCGCAGATGGATCGACGACTTCGTCGAGGTGTGGGTCGACACGCCCCTCGAACGCTGCGAGGAACGCGACGTCAAGGGCCTGTACGCGCGGGCGCGATCGGGCGAGGTCGCGGCGTTCACCGGCGTGTCCGACCCGTACGAGCCGCCGCTGCGACCCGAGGTCCACGTGCGCACCGAGGGCGCGACGCCCGAGCAGTCGGCCGCGGTCGTGCTCGCCTATCTCGAGTCGCGCGGGCTCGCGTGA
- a CDS encoding PHP domain-containing protein, protein MIDLHCHSTVSDGTDSPTALVDLARAAGLHALAITDHDTLDHVDESVRAGAAVGVRVVPACELSCTTPPGVGTMHLLVYFPAAQGALEDALFALRGGRDERNMQIVERLRETGVDITMADVLRETGDGTVGRPHIAAALVHKGYVDSIDEAFDTWLARGRPAYLERTRLSPGDAIRLAHDAGAVTSLAHPGSLDLDDDALDGFVGALVDDGLDALECEYARYTREERDEYRALAGRHGLLPTGGSDYHGAYKPDLRLGVGRGDLDVPDEWLDALEARRPR, encoded by the coding sequence GTGATCGACCTGCACTGCCACTCGACCGTCTCGGACGGGACCGACAGCCCGACCGCGCTCGTCGACCTCGCCCGAGCGGCCGGACTGCATGCCCTCGCGATCACGGACCACGACACGCTCGACCACGTCGACGAGTCGGTGCGCGCGGGCGCGGCGGTCGGCGTGCGTGTCGTCCCGGCGTGCGAGCTGTCGTGCACGACGCCACCCGGCGTCGGGACCATGCACCTGCTCGTCTACTTCCCGGCCGCGCAGGGCGCGCTCGAAGACGCGCTCTTCGCTCTCCGAGGCGGGCGCGACGAGCGCAACATGCAGATCGTCGAGCGTCTGCGCGAGACGGGCGTCGACATCACGATGGCGGACGTGCTGCGCGAAACGGGGGACGGCACGGTCGGGCGCCCGCACATCGCGGCGGCCTTGGTGCACAAGGGCTACGTCGACTCGATCGACGAGGCGTTCGACACGTGGCTCGCACGCGGACGTCCCGCGTACCTCGAGCGCACGCGCTTGTCGCCCGGGGACGCGATCCGCCTCGCGCACGACGCTGGCGCGGTGACGTCGCTCGCGCACCCGGGTTCGCTCGACCTCGACGACGACGCGCTCGACGGGTTCGTCGGCGCGCTCGTCGACGACGGGCTCGACGCGCTCGAGTGCGAGTACGCGCGCTACACGCGGGAGGAGCGCGACGAGTACCGCGCGCTCGCCGGCCGTCACGGGCTCCTCCCGACCGGCGGGTCCGACTACCACGGCGCCTACAAGCCGGACCTGCGGCTCGGCGTCGGCCGGGGCGACCTCGATGTCCCCGACGAATGGCTCGACGCGCTCGAGGCGCGCCGACCGCGCTGA
- the purL gene encoding phosphoribosylformylglycinamidine synthase subunit PurL: MSEPVHLRLGMTDSEFDAVVAELGREPTELELAMYSVMWSEHCSYKSSRRYLGRFPTEAPWVLVGPGEGAGVVDVGDGMAVAVRIESHNHPSAVEPYQGAATGVGGIIRDIFSMGARPIALMDPLRFGDLSDGRTRYLFEGVVAGISGYGNAVGVPTVGGEVVFDDCYRDNPLVNVLCLGVLPKERLVLARAEGLGNLAVLLGASTGRDGIGGASVLASAGFEQGSEEKRPSVQVGDPFEEKKLIEACLALLDAGLAVGVQDLGAAGLSCAASETAAKGSVGMDVDVARVAHREPGMTPVEVMTSESQERMLAIVRPEDVDEVLALCRRWEIRASVVGRVTDTGRFRVYDGLFDGGSDAPALADVPAGSLGDGPVYDRPATRPAQLDTVNAADPWNELGARFPAGRDLSDELLALLATPTIADKSWVWRQYDHQLFLNTVVGPGGDAAVLRLKGTANKGLALATDGKARFCALDPRTGGRLVVLEAARNVACAGARPLALVNCLNFGNPEHPEVMWQFAEVVDGIAEACRALGIPVIGGNVSFYNESRGADIDPTPVVGVIGLIDPLVSVPPGVAFPSGDRVVVLGATAPELGGSEWASRHGMRTGRAPSADVDAASALHDLVRALVAERVVDAVHDCADGGLAVALAEMAIAGSTGFAVNLDDVPGDVAPAAACFSESASRVVVGVSPARVGDVLGRAREAGVPAADIGETGGDRLVATGAFDVSLAAATRAWRDAIPNALGVTTSH; the protein is encoded by the coding sequence GTGAGCGAACCGGTGCACCTCCGCCTGGGAATGACGGACTCCGAATTCGACGCCGTCGTCGCCGAATTGGGCCGTGAACCGACGGAGCTCGAGCTCGCCATGTACTCGGTGATGTGGTCCGAGCACTGCTCGTACAAGTCGTCTCGCCGGTATCTCGGGCGGTTCCCGACCGAGGCACCCTGGGTGCTCGTCGGCCCGGGCGAGGGTGCGGGCGTGGTCGACGTCGGCGACGGGATGGCCGTCGCTGTGCGCATCGAGAGCCACAACCATCCGTCCGCCGTCGAGCCGTACCAGGGTGCCGCGACCGGTGTCGGCGGGATCATCCGCGACATCTTCAGCATGGGTGCGCGCCCGATCGCGCTCATGGACCCGCTGCGTTTCGGCGATCTGTCGGACGGGCGCACGCGGTATCTGTTCGAGGGCGTCGTCGCGGGGATCAGCGGATACGGCAACGCCGTCGGTGTGCCGACCGTCGGCGGCGAGGTCGTGTTCGACGACTGCTATCGCGACAACCCGTTGGTCAACGTGCTGTGCCTCGGTGTGCTGCCGAAGGAGCGCCTCGTCCTCGCCCGCGCGGAGGGCCTGGGCAACCTCGCGGTGCTGCTCGGGGCGTCGACCGGCCGGGACGGCATCGGCGGCGCGAGCGTCCTCGCGTCGGCGGGCTTCGAGCAGGGCTCCGAGGAGAAGCGCCCGTCGGTCCAGGTCGGGGATCCCTTCGAGGAGAAGAAGCTCATCGAGGCGTGCCTCGCGCTCCTCGACGCCGGGCTCGCGGTCGGCGTGCAGGACCTCGGGGCGGCGGGCCTGTCGTGTGCCGCCTCCGAGACCGCGGCGAAGGGATCCGTCGGCATGGACGTCGACGTCGCGCGCGTCGCGCACCGCGAGCCGGGGATGACGCCCGTCGAGGTGATGACGTCGGAGAGCCAGGAGCGGATGCTCGCGATCGTGCGTCCCGAGGACGTCGACGAGGTGCTCGCGCTGTGCCGGCGGTGGGAGATCCGCGCGTCGGTCGTCGGGCGCGTCACGGACACCGGCCGCTTCCGCGTCTACGACGGTCTGTTCGACGGCGGTTCCGACGCGCCCGCGCTCGCCGACGTGCCCGCGGGCAGCCTGGGCGACGGGCCGGTGTACGACCGGCCGGCCACGCGACCGGCACAGCTCGACACGGTGAACGCCGCGGATCCGTGGAACGAGCTCGGCGCGCGCTTCCCCGCCGGGCGCGACCTGTCGGACGAGCTCCTCGCGCTGCTCGCGACGCCGACGATCGCGGACAAGTCGTGGGTGTGGCGGCAGTACGACCACCAGCTCTTCCTCAACACGGTGGTCGGCCCGGGGGGCGACGCCGCCGTGCTCCGCTTGAAGGGCACTGCAAACAAGGGGCTCGCCCTCGCGACCGACGGCAAGGCGCGCTTCTGCGCGCTCGACCCGCGCACGGGCGGCCGCCTCGTCGTGCTCGAGGCCGCCCGCAACGTCGCGTGCGCGGGCGCGCGCCCGCTCGCGCTCGTCAACTGCCTCAACTTCGGGAACCCGGAGCATCCCGAGGTGATGTGGCAGTTCGCCGAGGTCGTCGACGGCATCGCCGAGGCGTGCCGCGCGCTCGGCATCCCCGTCATCGGCGGCAATGTCAGCTTCTACAACGAGTCGCGCGGCGCCGACATCGACCCGACACCCGTCGTCGGCGTGATCGGGCTGATCGACCCGCTCGTGTCCGTGCCGCCCGGTGTCGCGTTCCCGTCCGGCGACCGCGTCGTCGTGCTGGGCGCGACCGCGCCCGAGCTCGGTGGGTCGGAGTGGGCGTCGCGGCACGGCATGCGGACGGGCCGCGCGCCGTCGGCCGACGTCGATGCCGCGTCAGCGTTGCACGACCTCGTGCGCGCGCTCGTCGCCGAGCGGGTCGTCGACGCCGTCCACGACTGCGCCGACGGTGGGCTCGCCGTCGCGCTCGCGGAGATGGCGATCGCGGGCTCGACCGGCTTCGCGGTAAACCTCGACGACGTGCCCGGTGACGTCGCGCCCGCGGCCGCGTGCTTCAGCGAGTCGGCGTCACGCGTCGTCGTCGGCGTGTCGCCGGCGCGGGTCGGCGACGTCCTCGGGCGCGCGCGCGAAGCCGGCGTCCCCGCCGCCGACATCGGGGAGACGGGCGGCGACCGCCTCGTCGCGACGGGCGCGTTCGACGTGTCGCTCGCTGCCGCGACGCGCGCGTGGCGCGACGCGATCCCCAACGCGCTCGGCGTGACGACGAGTCACTGA
- the pyrE gene encoding orotate phosphoribosyltransferase: protein MRRAQQQLVDALRTHAIRTGEFTLASGRTSSWYVDGRLLTFRGDCVPLVGEAIVEALDAAGIDGFDAVGGLAIGADPVTMAVALATGVRGFAVRKEAKDHGVGGRIAGPLEAGDRVLVVDDTITTGGSLLQAVDAIVDYGARVVGAAALLDRGGEVGAALEERGVPFVPVVTAPDLGFAYGS from the coding sequence ATGAGGCGCGCGCAGCAGCAGCTCGTCGACGCGCTGCGCACCCACGCCATCCGCACCGGTGAGTTCACGCTCGCGTCGGGGCGGACGTCGAGCTGGTACGTCGACGGTCGGCTCCTCACGTTCCGGGGCGACTGCGTGCCACTCGTCGGCGAGGCGATCGTCGAGGCGCTCGACGCCGCCGGGATCGACGGGTTCGACGCGGTCGGCGGTCTCGCGATCGGCGCCGACCCCGTCACGATGGCGGTCGCGCTCGCGACCGGCGTACGGGGCTTCGCGGTCCGCAAGGAGGCCAAGGACCACGGTGTCGGCGGGCGCATCGCCGGCCCGCTCGAAGCGGGCGACCGCGTCCTCGTCGTCGACGACACGATCACGACCGGCGGCTCGTTGCTGCAGGCCGTGGACGCGATCGTCGACTACGGCGCGCGCGTCGTCGGCGCCGCGGCACTGCTCGACCGTGGTGGCGAGGTGGGCGCGGCGCTGGAGGAGCGCGGCGTGCCGTTCGTCCCGGTCGTGACCGCGCCGGATCTCGGCTTCGCGTACGGCTCGTGA